A stretch of Cupriavidus necator DNA encodes these proteins:
- a CDS encoding class II glutamine amidotransferase has translation MCQLLGMNCATPTDVTFSFTGFAARGGLTDHHADGFGVAFFEDKACRLFIDNQSAGTSPVADLIKRYPIKSKNVISHIRKATQGTVLLENCHPFMRELWGRHWIFAHNGDLKGFTPFLSGVYQPVGDTDSELAFCTLMQGLRKRFPGSQPPLNELCHALADITREITLHGVFNYLLCNGQAQFAHCSTHLYYIVRQWPFSTAHLIDADLSIDFAQVTTPDDRVAVIATQPLTDNETWTRFAPGELIMFEDGHPTMTLTVPIPPEVQAKNAANTACT, from the coding sequence ATGTGCCAGCTGCTAGGCATGAACTGCGCCACGCCGACCGACGTGACGTTCTCCTTCACCGGCTTTGCCGCGCGTGGTGGCCTGACCGACCATCACGCCGACGGCTTCGGTGTGGCCTTCTTCGAGGACAAGGCCTGCCGCCTGTTTATCGACAACCAGTCAGCCGGCACCTCGCCGGTGGCAGACCTGATCAAGCGCTACCCGATCAAGTCCAAGAACGTCATCTCGCATATCCGCAAGGCCACGCAGGGCACCGTGCTGCTGGAGAACTGCCACCCCTTCATGCGCGAGCTGTGGGGCCGCCACTGGATCTTTGCCCATAACGGCGACCTGAAGGGCTTCACCCCGTTCCTGTCCGGCGTCTACCAGCCAGTGGGCGATACCGACAGCGAACTGGCCTTCTGCACGCTGATGCAGGGCCTGCGCAAGCGCTTCCCGGGTTCGCAGCCGCCGCTGAACGAGCTGTGCCATGCGCTGGCCGACATCACCCGCGAGATCACGCTGCATGGCGTGTTCAACTACCTGCTGTGCAACGGCCAGGCCCAGTTCGCGCACTGCTCCACGCACCTGTACTACATCGTGCGGCAGTGGCCGTTCTCGACCGCGCACCTGATCGACGCCGACCTGTCGATCGACTTCGCCCAGGTCACCACACCGGACGACCGCGTGGCGGTGATCGCCACCCAGCCGCTGACCGACAACGAGACCTGGACCCGCTTCGCCCCGGGCGAGCTGATCATGTTCGAGGACGGGCACCCGACCATGACGCTGACGGTGCCGATCCCGCCTGAAGTGCAGGCGAAGAACGCGGCCAACACGGCCTGCACCTGA
- a CDS encoding glycerate kinase, giving the protein MSAAVAGDPRALLLDSFHAAVAAADPLQIVAQHLPPPHAGGRTLVVGAGKAAASMAAAVERAYAGKATLEGLVVTRYAHGLPTDHIRVIEAGHPVPDEAGEQAAADILASVQSLTPQDRLLVLVSGGGSSLLSLPAEGIPMADLKAATRELLRCGAPITEMNIVRKHVSRIQGGRLAQASRAPVTTLIVSDVAGDDPSAIASGPTVADPSTFADALEILRRWGAQVPASVQAHLECGARGDVPETPKPGDALFARVDHRMIATAHGSLQAAAALFRERGITPVVLGDTVTGEAREVARVYAALVREIRAYNAPFAAPVALISGGECTVTLPAGGGATKARGGRCSEFLLSLAVELDGMPGVHAIAADTDGIDGSEDNAGALADPTTLARAAAAGLPGLRQLDAHDAWGLFDAIGDLVVTGPTRTNVNDYRAILIL; this is encoded by the coding sequence GTGAGCGCGGCGGTCGCGGGCGATCCCCGCGCCTTGCTGCTGGACAGCTTCCACGCGGCGGTGGCGGCGGCCGATCCGCTGCAGATCGTGGCGCAGCACCTGCCACCCCCGCACGCGGGCGGCCGCACGCTGGTGGTGGGCGCGGGCAAGGCCGCGGCGTCGATGGCCGCGGCGGTCGAGCGTGCCTACGCTGGCAAGGCCACGCTGGAGGGGCTGGTGGTCACGCGCTACGCCCACGGGCTGCCGACCGACCATATCCGCGTGATCGAGGCCGGCCATCCGGTGCCCGACGAGGCCGGCGAGCAGGCCGCCGCCGATATCCTGGCCAGCGTGCAGTCGCTGACGCCGCAGGACCGGCTGCTGGTGCTGGTGTCAGGCGGCGGCTCCAGCCTGCTGTCGCTGCCGGCCGAAGGCATCCCGATGGCTGACCTGAAGGCCGCCACTCGGGAACTGCTGCGCTGTGGCGCGCCGATCACCGAGATGAATATCGTGCGCAAGCATGTCTCGCGCATCCAGGGCGGGCGGCTGGCGCAGGCAAGCCGTGCGCCGGTGACCACGCTGATCGTCTCGGACGTGGCCGGCGACGATCCCAGTGCGATCGCCTCGGGCCCGACCGTGGCCGACCCGAGCACCTTTGCCGATGCGCTGGAGATCCTGCGCCGCTGGGGCGCGCAGGTGCCGGCCAGCGTGCAGGCACACCTGGAGTGCGGCGCCCGCGGCGACGTGCCGGAGACGCCCAAGCCGGGCGATGCACTGTTCGCCCGGGTCGACCACCGCATGATCGCCACTGCCCATGGCAGCCTGCAGGCGGCCGCGGCGCTGTTCCGCGAACGCGGCATCACCCCGGTGGTGCTGGGCGATACCGTGACCGGCGAAGCGCGCGAAGTGGCCCGCGTCTACGCCGCGCTGGTGCGCGAGATTCGCGCGTACAATGCGCCGTTTGCCGCGCCCGTGGCGCTGATTTCCGGAGGTGAGTGCACGGTCACTTTGCCTGCCGGCGGTGGCGCCACGAAGGCACGGGGCGGGCGTTGCTCCGAATTCCTGCTGTCGCTGGCGGTCGAGCTTGACGGCATGCCCGGCGTGCATGCGATCGCAGCCGACACCGACGGCATCGACGGTTCGGAAGACAATGCCGGTGCGCTGGCCGATCCGACCACGCTGGCGCGCGCCGCGGCCGCCGGCCTGCCGGGACTGCGCCAGCTGGACGCGCACGACGCCTGGGGCCTGTTCGATGCCATCGGCGACCTGGTAGTCACCGGCCCGACGCGCACCAATGTGAACGACTACCGCGCCATCCTGATTCTCTGA
- a CDS encoding tartrate dehydrogenase, translating to MRQYKIAVIPGDGIGTEVMPEGIRVMDAAARRFGIDFQWDHFDFSSCDYYARHGKMLPDDWFDTLVKYDAIYFGAVGWPDAVPDHVSLWGSLLQFRRSFDQYVNLRPVRLMPGIRSPLAGRQPGDIDFYVVRENTEGEYSSIGGRMFPGTEREIVVQETVMSRTGVDRILKFAFELAQKRPKKHLTSATKSNGISITMPYWDERVEAMAASYPGIKVDKYHIDILTAHFVQHPDWFDVVVASNLFGDILSDLGPACTGTIGIAPSGNINPDRTFPSLFEPVHGSAPDIAGRGVANPIGQIWCGAMMLEHLGHEAAGAAVLGAIEKVLAAGPEHAPLTRDIGGKAGTADLGLAIAEAL from the coding sequence ATGCGCCAATACAAGATCGCCGTGATTCCCGGAGACGGAATCGGCACGGAAGTCATGCCCGAGGGCATCCGCGTGATGGACGCCGCGGCGCGGCGCTTCGGCATCGACTTCCAGTGGGACCACTTCGACTTTTCCAGCTGCGACTACTACGCCCGCCACGGCAAGATGCTGCCGGACGACTGGTTCGACACGCTGGTCAAGTACGACGCCATCTACTTCGGCGCGGTGGGCTGGCCTGATGCCGTGCCTGACCACGTCTCGCTGTGGGGTTCGCTGCTGCAGTTCCGGCGCTCGTTCGACCAGTACGTGAACCTGCGCCCGGTGCGGCTGATGCCCGGCATCAGGAGCCCGCTGGCCGGCCGCCAGCCTGGCGATATCGACTTTTATGTGGTGCGCGAGAACACCGAGGGTGAATACTCCAGCATCGGCGGGCGCATGTTCCCGGGCACCGAGCGCGAGATCGTGGTGCAGGAAACCGTGATGAGCCGCACCGGCGTCGACCGCATCCTGAAGTTTGCCTTCGAGTTGGCACAGAAGCGGCCGAAGAAGCACCTGACGTCGGCGACCAAGTCCAATGGCATCTCGATCACCATGCCGTACTGGGACGAGCGCGTCGAGGCGATGGCGGCCAGCTACCCCGGCATCAAGGTCGACAAGTACCACATCGACATCCTGACCGCGCATTTCGTCCAGCATCCGGACTGGTTCGACGTTGTGGTGGCCAGCAACCTGTTCGGCGACATCCTGTCCGACCTGGGCCCGGCTTGCACCGGCACCATCGGCATCGCGCCGTCGGGCAATATCAACCCCGACCGCACCTTTCCCAGCCTGTTCGAGCCGGTGCACGGCTCGGCCCCGGATATTGCCGGGCGCGGCGTGGCCAACCCGATCGGCCAGATCTGGTGCGGCGCCATGATGCTGGAGCACCTGGGCCATGAAGCAGCCGGCGCCGCCGTACTGGGCGCGATCGAAAAGGTGCTGGCCGCGGGCCCCGAACACGCGCCGCTGACGCGCGACATCGGCGGCAAGGCCGGCACTGCCGACCTGGGCCTGGCTATCGCGGAGGCGCTGTGA